CTGGAATTTATCAGAAGACAAAGTTTTAGCACATTCTCTAAAGATTTCAACTCTTTTTTGATAAGATACTTGACTCCATCTTGAAAAGGCATCCTTTGCTGAGTCTATAGCGTGAAGCGCATCTTCTTTTGTTGCCAGCGGAAAATTTGCAATAACAATCCTGGTATCAGCTGGAGATCGTACTTGAAATTGATTATCAGAGTAAATTTCTTTTCCTCCTATTATCATTGGGTATTTTTTACCAAAATCTTTTTTTACTGCATCAATTGCTTGATCAAATTTCTCGTTGAATTCATCAGTTGAGTTATTTAATACTGCACTAGCCCAAGTTTTTTCATTTTCAAACACGGCAATCTTATGTACCTGTGCAATAAATTAGCTCCTAATTTTTTTAGCCATAAATGAAAATAGCAGGATGTTGTAAAATACTATACATGCGTAAAATATGCAAGCGCTGTAAAACTGAATACGATGATAATGGGTATCCTGTTTGCAATTATTGTTTACAAGTACTAGACAATTACGAATAAGATTTAGGCGAAAATGGATTACATCTTAGCTTGTACACTAATCTGTTTTAAACGCTAAACATTTTATGCTTGTATACAAAGTGTGCTTATGCTAAATACTGTCTATATTGACGCATTAAAAAAACGAGAGGAAACACTTTCTATTTTAAAAGGAGAAAAATTTGATCAGATCATAGAGGAAGCCAAGCACAATTGGATAGATTACATGCCACAGAAGCAGGATTGTGAAATTGCCGGAATAGATAGTAGCTACAACAGCACAAAATTTCAAGGATTAGAACTTTGGGTGGTTACGGCGGTAGCTATAAAATCAGATAGTACTGTGATTTCAGAATTTCATAATCATGGTCTAGGTACACCGTCACCTGAACTTGAGACACAGGCCAGTAAAATGGAAATAGATGCCTGTACAGCGTCTGTAGATAAAGCAGATGTGGTGATATTAGATGGTTCATTATATTCTCAGTTTCTAACTAGACAATCCTCCCTTAGTTCCATGATTACAGCAGCCATAAAAAAGAGAAACAATGTAGTATTCATATCAAAAACTTCTTCGGCTAGAAAACAATTTGAAAAACTTGGTTCATTGGCAGGAGATATTTTTTACTATAATCATGCCACAAAGAAGGCAGGTTTTAGTAAAATTTTTGTAGACAAAGAATTAGGACCAGGCAAAGTTATTTCATCAACATATGCAAGATTAAGTGAGTCTACACCGTTGATAAAAATTGAATTATTTGGATCTGATCATGATGAAACAGAAGTAAAATCACTTTTAGATAAATTATGTAAAAATAGCGTTTCTGGATATCCATACGCCTTAAAGCTTGCGCACAACAAATGCAAGATAACATATACGGATCTTGCACGACTTGTTAGTCTATATGGACTAGGAAATGAAATTGGATCAAGAGAGGTGCTAGGATGACAATAGGAGTTGTAATAGGAGAATCAAAGCCAACTGAGGTTACCGCACAGTCATCTAAACCACTTGCAGTAGGAGAATATGTTATCATTGATTCACAAAATGGAAAGCTACTCGGATTAGTAGAAAGATCAATTGTTTCAAGTGATGCACTCACAGATGTACGAAACTTTGACGAAGCTATAGAAAGCAAAGAGGTAGCATCTCTTAATTCTCGCGATAAAAACTATAAAGTAAAAATAGGAATTCTTGGATTTTTAGACAAGTTACAAAAAGGACAAGCTGTTTTACCTGCAATTCCTCCATTACCAGGATCTTCAATACTTGATGCAACCGAAAATGATTTGGGAATAATATTTGCCCCAAAGGAAAATGAATGGATTAGAATAGGTGCACTTCTTAGAAATTCGGAAACTGAAGCCAAAGTAAACCTGAACAAAATTGTCTCAAGACACATAGGCATACTTGCTATGACGGGTATGGGAAAAAGTAACCTAGTATCGCTCATCGCAAAACAGATAGCAACTCTTCAAGGGACACTAATAATTTTTGATTATCACAATGATTATGAAAATCTCAATCTGCCAAAAATCAACATAATGACAGCTAAAATAAATCCAAGATTATTACAAGCAGACAAGCTTGCTGAAGTAATAGAGATTAGAGAAAATGCAGACAAGCAACAACGAGCATTACGCGAGGCATTTACTGATTCGGTCAAACAGGCAAAAGATTTCTGGACAGCACTAGAAGACAGCGTTTCATCATTTGGACATACAACAAAAGGATATGCAGATAGTGCAAGTAGAGTTCTTGACAAGATTGATGATGCAAAACATAGATTTTCTGATATTTTAGATCCAGATTGTGGAGATCCTGTTGATTTGATAAAAGATGGAAGAGTTAACATTCTAAGTGTTGCGGAGCTAAGTGAAAGACAGGCAAATGCAGGTCTAGCATACTATTTGCAAGAGTTGCTAACAGATAGAAAAGACGCATGCTGGGCAAAAAGAGGAAAGGAATCTTCAAGAAAGAATAATAAATTTTCTGCCCCTATTTTTGTAATAATTGAAGAAGCACATGTTTTTATTCCAAAAGGAGAGCACACTGACACAAAATATTGGGCATCCAAAGTTGCAAGAGAAGGAAGAAAGTTTGGAATTGGACTGGGTATTGTATCTCAAAGACCTAGAAATATTGATCCAAATGTACTAAGCCAGATGGGTTCTCTTGCCATAATGAAAATTGTACAAGATGATGATCAACAACAAATTGCCTCAGCTGCAGAATCACTCAGCAAGGATCTGCTTTCTCAGTTACCGTCTTTGAACATAGGTGATGCTGTTCTCATAGGACAATGGGTCAATCTACCAGCAATTGTACACATAGATGAAGTAAAAGGAAAGACGGCGGGTTCCGATTTAAATGCAGTATCAGAATGGTCAGAATCTATAAAGTTCAAAGAAATTGGCATTGAGTCAACAAGGGGACTAATCCAAAAAGATCTATTGATGGACTAATGATTTTCTCTCATATCTCAGACACACATTTAGGATTTGTACAATATCATTCAGAGGAAAGAGAAGACGATGTATATTCTGCATTTAATCAAGCAATTGATATTTCAATAAATGATCATGTAGATTTTGTAATTTTTGCAGGAGATATATTTCATGTACCCACTCCCAGTGGAAAGGCGATATTGGTTTTAGCAAATGCATTAAAGCGTTTAAAACAAAATAATATTGATTCTTTTTTCATTCTTGGTGATCATGACATCAGTAGGATACGTGCAACACCAATCCCATTTGTTTATCATAATTTGGAATTTTCTAAATATATTGGAAATGGAAAACCGTTCCAATACAAAGACATCATGATTTTAGGATATGATAAACGAAGAAAAAATGAGATTCATACCTTTGAACAAGATTTTGTAATGGCTGATGCCGAAGCAAAGAATCACACAGGTCATAAAATTCTTGTATTACATCAAGGAATTACAGAGATCAACAAGTTTGCAGGAGAATTAAATTCTACAGATCTTCCAAAGAACTTTACCTATTATGGCATGGGACATCTTCACGAGAGGGAATTAAAAAAATTCAATCATTTAGGAGGTCCTATAGCATATCCAGGCTCCATAGAACTTACTTCAAGTGAAGGAATCAAGGAAACAGAGAAGGGGTTTTACGAAGTAGATATCTCGTCATCTGAAGCAAAACCAAATTGGATAAGACTTGATACCAGACCTCAATATTCAGTTAGAACTAGTTTTGAAAACCTGACAAATGAAGTAAACAACTTGTCAGAAAAAATACAATCATTTTCAAGAAAACCAATAGTTGAAATAAAAATTCATGGAAACAACATAGAGACTGACCTTGTCCAATCTCAAATTGCGAAACTAGTTCCTCTTACACTACGATGTTTTTGGAAAACAATAATGTCAGAAGAAAATAATGGTTCAGTGTTTATTGACAAGCCTGCAAAAATTGATGATGAAATGTTAAAACTTGCAAAAGATATACTGAACTCTGAAAGTCTAGCAAATTTTGCAATTAATGATCTACTTCCACTTCTTTCAAAAAACCAGATTGACGATGCAAATCATTTGGTAATTGAAAACTTTAACCAATTCAAAAAGGGTGTGAAAAAATGTTAAACGAAATAGAGCTTGGTAATTTTCTTTCCCATTCTAATACAAAACTAGGATTTAACAAGGGTGTAACAGTCTTTGTCGGTCAGAATGGGGCAGGCAAATCAAGCATCATAGATGGAATAACATTTGCACTGTTTGGTCAGCATACTAGAAATTCTAACAAGGGGCTGGTTCGCCGAGGTGCAAATCAGGCGTATGCTAAGGTAAATTTCTCCATTTTAGATAGACAGTTTGAGGCAATACGCAAAATTGATTCAAAAGGAACAGTTTCCTCCCAGTTTTTTGAGAAAAAAAATGGCACTCTCATACCGCTTGCAGCAGGGGAAAGAAAACAGTTTGGCGAATCTATGACAAAGACAATCGAGTCTTTGATAGGAATGGATTTTGATAAGCTTAAGGTGGCATCAATTGTTCAACAAGGTGAACTTAATTCCATAATTAATGCAGACCCAAAAAAATTCAAGGAATTAGTGAATGCCATCATCGGAATTGATAAACTTGATACAGCATTTGAAATAATGAAATATGTTATAGAAAACTTTCGTGTTTCTATAAAAGAGAAATTAGAATATGATGACAGGGATATTGAAAGTCTAAAAATTAAGATTGATCTTCTTACAAAAGAGATCAATCTAGCAAGGCCACAAAAAGAAGAGATGATCACAAGGAAGAAAATGCAAGAAAATGAACTTGTTCAATTACAAAATAAGATAGATTCAGAATCTGCAAAAGAAATTAAGATAAAAGAATTAGAAACAAGAAAGTCTGAACTCATTCAATATGTAAAAACTGCAATCGCTTCTCTAAAAAAAGAAATACAGGAAAAAGAGAAAAAATTTTCCGACTGTGATGGATGTTTTAACCACATATCATCTAAAAAAGAAACTGAGTCGCAACTAATAAAAATAGAAACAGAGTTAGAATCATCAAGAAAAGAGATTCAAGAATTTGTAGAAAAGATAGGCAAACTTGATGGCCAAGAAGAACTTGCAGGTAAGCTAAAACTACAAGATGGGAAATGTCCAGTCTGCGACTCCAAAGTAGAAACGCTCAACCCTCTTTTTGAAGAAGAACATCTTCGCAGTGAGATTACAAAAATACGAAATGAAATAGACTTGTTAACAAAACTAGAAAAAGAAAATCGTGAGAAAAAACACGTTCTTGAGCAAAATCTGCAAAAGGCTCTCAATGCGGAAAGAACACTCTCAATACATGGAATAAGACAGCCTCAAGAATTATCACATCTAAAAGAAGAAATATTTATGTTAAAAAATAACATTCAAAAAATCCCATCAGAGTTGAATACATCCAAAAATCTGATACATTTAGCAATAGATCCTCATTCCGAAGCACTATGTAAAACAATACTAACACTTCAAAAAGAAACAGATGGGTTTGATCTAATTGAATTTAAAAATCTAAAAATCTCTTTTGATCAAAAACGTAAATCACTTAGTACAACTGAACAAGAAATCGGTGCATTAACACAAAAGATAGAGACTGCAGAAGTATACCAAGAAAAAATTTTCCAAGCATTAGAAGAACTTGTTTTAGTAAAAAAATATGTTTTGCAATTAGAAGAAATTCGGGGTCATATTTTTAACAGGGACGGACCTGTTGCAACTAGTTTACGTTCATGGGCATTAAACCTGATATCGCAAAAAGCATCAGAATATTTGTCCGCATTTAACGTGAAGATTCAAAGAGTTTTGTTGCGGGAAAAGGCACGAGATGTGGGAATTTTATGTTATTCTGGAAATACAGTTTTGGAACTTGATTCTCTAAGTGGCGGTGAAAAAGTTAGCATAGCATTAGCTCTGCGACTTGGAATGGCACACATTCTAGGTTCCTCTAATCTTAATTTCATTATACTTGATGAACCAACTACACATTTAGATGAAGAGCGTAGAAAATCATTAGTAGGAATTCTTTCTAATGCGTTTGAAGCTAATCTAGCTGCAATATCTCAGTTTATTATAATCACGCATGATTCTGAAATATTTGAAAACTCTAATGTTGATACAATATACAATTTTGAAGCTACTCCTGAAGGAACAAAAGTAATACCGTTCTAACCGCCAGTTAGCTTGGCAAATCTTTCGTTTTTACTTAATTTTTCCATAAATTGCAAATTAGAAAGAGCCACAACTGCAGATTCTCGTACTGGCTCGCTTGAATCTTCAAGAGCCTTTTGTAGTGTTTCTTTTGCTTCCTGAGAACCTATCACACCAAGTGCAATTGCAGCTTCATGTCTTACAAAGAAACTAGGGTCATTTTTGACTGCATCTTCAAGCGGCTTTATTCCACTACGATAACACATTTGACCGAGCGAAAATGCTGCTTCATGTCTTACAAGCTCGTTTGAATCATTTTTTAATACAGTAGCAACATGTGAAACCATTTCCTCTCCTCCAAAATCTACTAGAATGCATACTGCTCTTGTTCTTATGACAAAGTCTTTGTGATCTAAAAGATGCATAAAATACTCTTTGTCTTTTTTTTCATACCTTTCTTCCATTTCAGATAATAATTCTAAGCGTATGTTAGGAATAACTTCCATGCACACAATTTTATAAGCGAATATTTAGCATTTTGTGAATAGATATAAGCAATTTTAGGCACGAAAGTGATCGCTTGCAATGAATAGATTAGAAACCATAATTGCTTATCTTTGATTAAAATTAATTTTTAAAATCAGAAAGGATTTTTTGTGTTTTAAAAAAAAGAAGGCGTGCTTAAGTTAAAGCTACGCAGATGTTTTGTACTGTATGTGTCGCTATTGTTCCTGAATTAACTATCTTTCCACCACATAGGTTGAAAATGCTACCATCATTGGCAATTGTATTGCTGTTGGTAAGCAGAC
This genomic stretch from Nitrosopumilaceae archaeon harbors:
- a CDS encoding AAA family ATPase, with the translated sequence MLNEIELGNFLSHSNTKLGFNKGVTVFVGQNGAGKSSIIDGITFALFGQHTRNSNKGLVRRGANQAYAKVNFSILDRQFEAIRKIDSKGTVSSQFFEKKNGTLIPLAAGERKQFGESMTKTIESLIGMDFDKLKVASIVQQGELNSIINADPKKFKELVNAIIGIDKLDTAFEIMKYVIENFRVSIKEKLEYDDRDIESLKIKIDLLTKEINLARPQKEEMITRKKMQENELVQLQNKIDSESAKEIKIKELETRKSELIQYVKTAIASLKKEIQEKEKKFSDCDGCFNHISSKKETESQLIKIETELESSRKEIQEFVEKIGKLDGQEELAGKLKLQDGKCPVCDSKVETLNPLFEEEHLRSEITKIRNEIDLLTKLEKENREKKHVLEQNLQKALNAERTLSIHGIRQPQELSHLKEEIFMLKNNIQKIPSELNTSKNLIHLAIDPHSEALCKTILTLQKETDGFDLIEFKNLKISFDQKRKSLSTTEQEIGALTQKIETAEVYQEKIFQALEELVLVKKYVLQLEEIRGHIFNRDGPVATSLRSWALNLISQKASEYLSAFNVKIQRVLLREKARDVGILCYSGNTVLELDSLSGGEKVSIALALRLGMAHILGSSNLNFIILDEPTTHLDEERRKSLVGILSNAFEANLAAISQFIIITHDSEIFENSNVDTIYNFEATPEGTKVIPF
- a CDS encoding HEAT repeat domain-containing protein, with amino-acid sequence MEVIPNIRLELLSEMEERYEKKDKEYFMHLLDHKDFVIRTRAVCILVDFGGEEMVSHVATVLKNDSNELVRHEAAFSLGQMCYRSGIKPLEDAVKNDPSFFVRHEAAIALGVIGSQEAKETLQKALEDSSEPVRESAVVALSNLQFMEKLSKNERFAKLTGG
- a CDS encoding ATP-binding protein, which codes for MTIGVVIGESKPTEVTAQSSKPLAVGEYVIIDSQNGKLLGLVERSIVSSDALTDVRNFDEAIESKEVASLNSRDKNYKVKIGILGFLDKLQKGQAVLPAIPPLPGSSILDATENDLGIIFAPKENEWIRIGALLRNSETEAKVNLNKIVSRHIGILAMTGMGKSNLVSLIAKQIATLQGTLIIFDYHNDYENLNLPKINIMTAKINPRLLQADKLAEVIEIRENADKQQRALREAFTDSVKQAKDFWTALEDSVSSFGHTTKGYADSASRVLDKIDDAKHRFSDILDPDCGDPVDLIKDGRVNILSVAELSERQANAGLAYYLQELLTDRKDACWAKRGKESSRKNNKFSAPIFVIIEEAHVFIPKGEHTDTKYWASKVAREGRKFGIGLGIVSQRPRNIDPNVLSQMGSLAIMKIVQDDDQQQIASAAESLSKDLLSQLPSLNIGDAVLIGQWVNLPAIVHIDEVKGKTAGSDLNAVSEWSESIKFKEIGIESTRGLIQKDLLMD
- a CDS encoding exonuclease SbcCD subunit D, with the translated sequence MIFSHISDTHLGFVQYHSEEREDDVYSAFNQAIDISINDHVDFVIFAGDIFHVPTPSGKAILVLANALKRLKQNNIDSFFILGDHDISRIRATPIPFVYHNLEFSKYIGNGKPFQYKDIMILGYDKRRKNEIHTFEQDFVMADAEAKNHTGHKILVLHQGITEINKFAGELNSTDLPKNFTYYGMGHLHERELKKFNHLGGPIAYPGSIELTSSEGIKETEKGFYEVDISSSEAKPNWIRLDTRPQYSVRTSFENLTNEVNNLSEKIQSFSRKPIVEIKIHGNNIETDLVQSQIAKLVPLTLRCFWKTIMSEENNGSVFIDKPAKIDDEMLKLAKDILNSESLANFAINDLLPLLSKNQIDDANHLVIENFNQFKKGVKKC
- a CDS encoding DNA double-strand break repair nuclease NurA — translated: MLNTVYIDALKKREETLSILKGEKFDQIIEEAKHNWIDYMPQKQDCEIAGIDSSYNSTKFQGLELWVVTAVAIKSDSTVISEFHNHGLGTPSPELETQASKMEIDACTASVDKADVVILDGSLYSQFLTRQSSLSSMITAAIKKRNNVVFISKTSSARKQFEKLGSLAGDIFYYNHATKKAGFSKIFVDKELGPGKVISSTYARLSESTPLIKIELFGSDHDETEVKSLLDKLCKNSVSGYPYALKLAHNKCKITYTDLARLVSLYGLGNEIGSREVLG